In a single window of the Phycisphaerae bacterium genome:
- a CDS encoding winged helix-turn-helix domain-containing protein, translating into MKKNDVETGATYVAKVSGKLARVRIQRESPHGGWDAVNVDTGRHVRIKSAQRLRFEAAGPKRAKAIAAADQENARLRDERERSPDGMTASERAMAESAVATVTASDEVEAAPDAGDPDVCATVGCGRPAALTYLGRPRCQECYEDDVADGDETSETPNHEEIDMAKAKKTTKKSAAKTTKAPKAAKQPKAPKPKAAKPAGEAKPKRVSALDAAAEVLKKAGKPMRSQEMIATMAEQGLWTSPGGKTPHATLYAAILREIGAKGSEARFRKTDRGQFEYAG; encoded by the coding sequence ATGAAGAAGAACGACGTCGAGACTGGCGCGACGTATGTCGCCAAGGTGAGCGGCAAGCTGGCCCGCGTGCGAATCCAGCGCGAAAGCCCGCACGGCGGCTGGGACGCGGTGAACGTCGACACCGGCCGGCATGTGCGGATCAAGAGCGCGCAGCGCCTGCGCTTCGAGGCCGCCGGCCCGAAGCGCGCGAAGGCGATCGCCGCGGCCGACCAGGAGAACGCCCGGCTGCGCGACGAGCGCGAGCGGTCGCCCGATGGGATGACCGCCAGCGAGCGGGCGATGGCGGAAAGCGCCGTCGCGACCGTAACGGCAAGCGATGAAGTGGAAGCCGCACCTGACGCCGGTGACCCCGATGTGTGCGCGACGGTGGGCTGCGGCCGGCCGGCGGCGCTGACGTACCTGGGCCGCCCGCGGTGCCAGGAGTGTTACGAGGACGATGTCGCCGATGGCGACGAGACGAGTGAGACCCCCAACCACGAGGAGATCGACATGGCAAAGGCGAAGAAGACGACGAAGAAGAGCGCGGCGAAGACCACGAAGGCTCCGAAAGCGGCCAAGCAGCCCAAGGCCCCAAAACCGAAGGCTGCCAAGCCCGCCGGCGAAGCGAAGCCGAAGCGCGTCAGCGCCCTGGACGCGGCCGCCGAGGTTCTGAAGAAGGCGGGCAAGCCGATGCGGAGCCAGGAGATGATCGCCACGATGGCCGAGCAGGGCCTGTGGACCAGCCCCGGCGGCAAGACGCCGCACGCCACGCTCTACGCGGCGATCCTGCGCGAGATCGGCGCCAAGGGCAGCGAGGCCCGCTTCCGCAAGACCGACCGCGGGCAGTTCGAGTACGCCGGCTAG